CAGACTGGCACACACCGTCGAGATGCACATCGACCGCGAGACGCTCTCGTTCGAGTCGGTCGACATCTACAAGTCGGTGATCAACTCGAACGAGCGACTCACCTACACGCAGTGTGAGAACCGCCTCGACGACGCCGAGGCCCCGCTCCACGAGGAGAACGTCCTCGCCTTCGAACTCGCCGACAAGATGCACGAACAGCGCAAGGAGGACGGCTCCCTGGTACTGAACCCGAGCCGCGACCGCGCCCACACCATCATCGAGGAGTGCATGCTGAAGGCGAACAAGGCCGTCACACACGAACTCATGTGGGGTCGCGGCGTCGAGGCGATGTACCGCGTCCACCCCCAGCCCACCCCCGACCAGTGGGACAAGGCGCTGACGAAGATCATGGACCTCGATGGCGTCTCCATCCCGGGGGCGGCGTTCGACGACCCCCGGAAGGCGGTCAACGCGGCGCTCGAAGAGGCACCCCCGAGAGCGCTCAACAAGATCCAGCGTGCCGTCCTGCGCGTGATGCCCCGCGCGAAGTACATGAACGACCCCTTCGGCGGCCACCACGCGCTCAACTTCGACATCTACGGCCACTTCACTTCGCCCATCCGACGGCTCTCGGACCTGATCAACCACTGGATCGTCCACGAGAACGACGTGCCCGAGGACCTCGTCGCGCTCTGTGACCGGGCCTCGGACAGACAGAAGGACGCCGAGACCGCCGAACGGCTCTACAAACAGTTCATGGAGGAGATCGGTCTCGACCCGTACGCCGTGAACAACCGCGGCGTCGTCACCGTCGACGACGCAGGCAACGTGATCGACGAGAACGGACTGCCGCCGGCCGAAGAGTGATCGGAGGCCGTCGCCGGCGGCGACGAGTCGGGGGAGATTCCGAGGGATGTTCCGACGGCCCGACGGGGTACTCGGCGGTCCGACCGTCGACGGGAGGCACTGGAGGCGGCCTCCCGGTCGGAATTCTTCGTCTGGTCGCGCACGACCACGGCCGAGGAAGTCGCGGCGTCGATGGACGTCGGTTCTCGACGCCTCACGGGCACCTCCGGAAAGCCGAGCGTGCCGTCCGCTCGCGCTGTTCGACGCCCGGTCCTGGATCGGTGGTTCGCAACGGGGTCAGGGGCGCCCTCCCCGGGCGCTCCCGCCCCGAACGTTCAGGGTGTAATCCGGCTTCAACAGCGCACCCAGGGTCACGAACAAGCCCACCAGGAAGAGACTGATCAGGAAGAAGCCGGCCAGGACGAGCATCCCCAGCGAGAGCGTGGGCTCGGAGAACCCGGGGACCGGGGGCTGGAGCACGGGGATCACCGATTCGACGAACTGCTCGACGCCCGGGGGGAGCGGAACGTTGGCCGTCACAGCCCCCAGCACCACCCACATGCCGACGGCGGGAGCGACGAAAGCCAGTCCACCCGCGACACCGATCGCCCGAGCCACCACGCAGTCGATGGTCAAGGCCATGAACCGCTCTCTCGGCCACGGTCGAAAAGTCTTGGTCCTAGACACATCGCGTACCGCTCGTGTCGACCGCCAAAACCACGACAGCGGAGGCGTCCGACCAGTCCGGGCCCGAACCCGTGGAGAACCCGATTCGGTCCGCCGACCGAACCGGGTCGTCTCGGCCGGCCTCGGATTCCCTTCAGGTGTGGGTCTGTCGACCCGTTTTTCGCCTCGATCATCACGCCGGACCGAGACGCAAACGAGAACGGTTGCGCGAAACAACCGATCTCCCCGCTGAATCCCCAGCGGAACGCCGCGAGCGACGAGTGAGCGGAGCGCGTCGAAAAGGGAACTCAGGGAGTCAGCGCCGTCGTCGACGCCAGCGACAACGCGACGGTGCCCGTCGCCAACAGCGCGAAGACGACCCGGTCGCGGAGCGTGAGCGTGTTCATACGCGACCCTCGCCACGGCTCGCACTTCAACCCTCCCCCCCAGATATCAAATATGAGAACTACTCTCGGGAAGTCGACCGTGCGTCCTCGACGAACGCGAGGATGGCCTCGACCCCCTGGAAGCCGTCGGCGAGTCGACCGACCTCCACGCCGTCTTCGAGCAGGACGAGCGTCGGGACGCTCCCGAGTTGGAACCGTTCGGCGAGCGAGAGATCGGTCTGGGGGTTGCACGTCGCGACCACGACGTCGCTCGCGCGGGCGACGGTCCCCAGCACCGGTTCGAGCGCCTGGCACATCGCACAGCCGGCGGTGTAGAACTCCAGGAGGACGAGCGGGTGTTCGTCGACGAGCGCGTCGAGGTCGGCCGCGGTGTCGACCGAGATGGGCCTGTCCGGGCTCTCCATACGGTGAGTTGGACGGCCGCGATCAAAAGCACGCGGATGGGCGGAGGTGACGGCGTGGGTTAGGAGACGTCGTCGTAGAGGTCGTCGGCTTCGGTGTACCGGTCGTCGGCGACGGCGCGAAGGTCTTCGAGGAGGTCTTCCAGATCGTCGGCGTCGAGGTCGCCGGCGGTGTCGGCGGCGTCGTCGAAGAAGTCGTACGCCTCGTCGAACAGTTCGCGCGCCTCGTCGGCCTTGTCCTCGGCGTCGCTGTCGTCGCCGTCGTCCTGGTCGTCCTGGGCCTCGGAGAGTTCGTCGAGCCCCTGGATCATTCGGTTGAGGCCCGACGCGGCGTCGTCGAACGCCGAGCGGACGGACTCGAACATGGAGACGGTGTCGTCGTACGTCTCGTCGTCGAACGGTTCGGCGGCGGCAACCGGGTCGGGTTCGATGTCGTTTTTGATCGTCGAGACGCCCTCGCTCCCGCGGTCGAGCGTCGACTCGAAGCGCGAGTCGGCGTCCTCGAGTTCGTCCTCGACGTCGTCGATGTCGTCGACGTCCGCGGACAAGGCGCTGTGGGTCGCGTCGAGGCGGTCGGCGCTCTCGACGAAGTACGAGTGGACGAGCGCCGACTGCGTGAGGAACTGCTCGGCGACCTGCAGGTCGGCGACGGTCTCGCGCTGCTCGTCGGTCACAGCCGCGGACTCGGCGGTGACCAGTTCACGCTGGACGGTGTCGAGCGCGAGCAGGACGCTCCGGACGTCGAAGTCGGTGCCCGTGACCGACACCTCGGTCAGGGCGTCGTCGTCGTCGCCAGTGTAGGCTTCGACGGCGGCGGCGAACTCGGACTGGACCTGCGAGATGGCCTCGTCGCCCGCCTCGATCTTCTCGTCTGACGGCCCGGGTTCCGGCGTCTCCGTTGGTTCAGGCGTCGGTTCGGGGGTCGGAGTCGGCGTGTCTGTCGGCCTGGCGGTTCCCGACGAACCGCCTTCGGTGCGGACCCCACCCGAGGAGTCTGATTGCTTCGCTCCCAGACAGCCGGCGGGGAGGAGGACACCGAGCGCAGCGAGTACCTGGCGTCGTTGCATACCTCACACTCAAGCTGTCAGTTGTTAAAGTTAACGGAGCGAATTTTGCTTTCAAACAGCTTCTGAAGCCGTCAGACGGGCGTCTGACTATAATAATAGAACTGGTATTTCTTCTCAGAGGGCGCGGCTCGCACGGCCGCTCCGGCTGCTGTGAGCAGCGGGGCTCGACTGCGTGCCGAGTCGCTGGTACGCCTCCGTGGCGACGCCGAGCCAGGTCGACAGCACAGCGGCACCGACGAGAACGCCGAGGCCGAACTCGACGGTCGCGGGGAGCAGATACGAGAGGCTCGCGCCGACGACGACGACCGCGGCGGGGACGACGACCGCGAGCGCCGCGGCCGCCAGTTCGACGCGGCTCCCGGCGGTTCGTTGCCAACTCTCCTGGAGCGCGGCGAGGACCCCGACGTCCTCGGCCGAGAGCACGCTCGGGACCAACAGGAGGTGTCCGGCGAGAACGACACCGGGGACGACGAGGAACGCGGTTCCGACCGTCACGGCCGCGACGACGACGACGCTGCCGACGAGGACGGAGACGGTAGCGGGGACGACGCGGTGGGTGAGACACTCGACGGGGTCGGACCACCGGGACACCGAGTGCCCGAGGAAGGCCCGGGTACCAGCGACGATGGCGAACGCGCCGACGAGGAGGGCGAACAGGGCGAGGAGGGTGGCCAGCGCGGGAGGGACCGGCAGGGAGACACCGTACTCGGCGACCGCACCGCCCGTCGGGATCGGTGTTCCGGCGGCCGTCGTGAGGACGGTGTTCATCGCCGCGTTGAACGCCGCGAGCGTGAGGACGAACGTCGCGAAGAGTGCGGCTCCCGCGGGGGAGGCGACCCGTCGAACGCCCGAAACGACGAGTGTTCGTGCGTGGACTGACATCGGATCAATCCAGTCACTCCGGCGGTATAACTCTGCGTGCGACGGCCGTCAGACGCGCGTCAGAGACCCGAGCGTCGGCCGTCGTCGGGGTCGCGTTTCGGGGCGGCCTCGTGGGACGCGACCCGACGGCGACCGCTCACACTCCGGCGGACCGATCGACCGCGAACCCGAACAAACAAAGCCTCCGCGCGCGCCAGCGAACGTATGTACGTCGACGCGGTCGTCCTCGACATCGACGGCGTCCTGGTCGACGTCGCCGACTCGTACCGACGCGCCATCGTCGAGTCCGTCGAACGGGTGTACGACGCCTCCGTCGGATCCGACGCGGTACAGGCGTTCAAGGACGCGGGCGGCTTCAACAACGACTGGGAGCTCACGTACGCCGCGGCCCTCTTCGTCCTCGCCGGGCGCGAGGGGTACGACGGCGACGTCGGAGCGTTCACCGACGCGATCGCCGACGCCGGCGGCGGCCTCACCGCCGCCGAGTCGGTCGTCGAACGGACGTTGGATCCCGCCGCGCACGGTCGGGTCCGCGACGCGTGGGAGCCACAGCGGTTACGAGCCGTTTTTCAAGCACTGTATCTCGGTGCGGACCTGTACCGCGACCTCGAAGGTGACGAGCCGCCGTTCGACGCCCCGGGCTACATCCACGACGAGCCGGTGCTCGTCGCCGGCCGGACCCTGGAGACGCTCGGTGCGACCTCCGACCTCGGCATCCTGACCGGGCGGCCGGCGGCGGAGGCCGACATCGCGCTGTCGCGGGTCGGCCTCGCGCTCGACGACCGTCACCGTTTCACCATGGACGACTGGAACGAGGGCAAACCGCACCCGGGTGCGCTCGTGACGCTCGCCGAGCGGTTCGACGCCGATCGCGTCGCGTTCGCGGGCGACACGCTCGACGACGTCCGCACCGCGGTTCGGGCGGCGGAGACGGATCCGGCCCGGGAGTACCACGGTATCGGGGTGCTCACCGGCGGGCTCCGAGGCAGTGAGGGCCGCGAGAAGTTCGTCGCCGCGGGGGCCGACGCGGTGGTCGAGACGGTCAACGACCTCCCCGCCCTCTTCGGCGACGGCTGACGCCGGCGTCGGAAGTTGAAAGAACAGCGACCGCCGGTGAGCGACAGCCACGCACACCCACGCGGACACGGCGACGGAGCTTTGCCCACGGCGGGCGAGGTGGGCGACGAGACTGGACAATGGGTCGCTTCCCGACGTACGTCGTCACGATGCTCGCCCTCGACCTCCTGGGCGTGTCGCTCGCCGCCGGACTGCTCCCGCCCGACGCGGTCACACAGACGTACGCCCTCGGCCTCACGCTGGTGGCCGCGCCGGTCGTCGCGTACTGGCTCGTCTACCGCGAGGGGTTCGAGCGCTTCCAACTCGGGCGGCTGCTCGGGCGCAGCGAGAGCGAGGCGAACGACGGCGGACGAACCGACGCCGACGAGCCGAACCGCGACTGACTCCGAGCGTCGCGAGCGCGGCAGTGTCCGCCGGTCACGCAACGCTTACCTCCCGTCCGTTCCGCGTTGGAGTATGCGCATCGCACTCCTCGGCGGAACAGGCGACATCGGGCAGGGGCTCGCGCTCCGCTGGGCCTACGATACGGACCACGAGATCCTGGTCGGTTCGCGCGATCCCGACCGTGCCCGCGAGAAGGTCGAAGAGTACCTGACCGAACTGGACAGCCGCGGCGTCGAATCGAATATGAAG
This Salinigranum marinum DNA region includes the following protein-coding sequences:
- a CDS encoding ribonuclease R, coding for MSNEDQAYAGTAEGQGPVEIDAEVARHLKNKREELFEEFDLRDGFPREVLREAEERTEDVQSEIQAEVDQRQDLRELTTWTTDPADAQDFDDAISIEEGDEEYTLWVHIADVSHYVHPESAMWAEAVKRGNTVYLPAYTVHMLPPTLAETVCSLVPNEDRLAHTVEMHIDRETLSFESVDIYKSVINSNERLTYTQCENRLDDAEAPLHEENVLAFELADKMHEQRKEDGSLVLNPSRDRAHTIIEECMLKANKAVTHELMWGRGVEAMYRVHPQPTPDQWDKALTKIMDLDGVSIPGAAFDDPRKAVNAALEEAPPRALNKIQRAVLRVMPRAKYMNDPFGGHHALNFDIYGHFTSPIRRLSDLINHWIVHENDVPEDLVALCDRASDRQKDAETAERLYKQFMEEIGLDPYAVNNRGVVTVDDAGNVIDENGLPPAEE
- a CDS encoding thioredoxin family protein, encoding MESPDRPISVDTAADLDALVDEHPLVLLEFYTAGCAMCQALEPVLGTVARASDVVVATCNPQTDLSLAERFQLGSVPTLVLLEDGVEVGRLADGFQGVEAILAFVEDARSTSRE
- a CDS encoding TIGR01548 family HAD-type hydrolase, producing MYVDAVVLDIDGVLVDVADSYRRAIVESVERVYDASVGSDAVQAFKDAGGFNNDWELTYAAALFVLAGREGYDGDVGAFTDAIADAGGGLTAAESVVERTLDPAAHGRVRDAWEPQRLRAVFQALYLGADLYRDLEGDEPPFDAPGYIHDEPVLVAGRTLETLGATSDLGILTGRPAAEADIALSRVGLALDDRHRFTMDDWNEGKPHPGALVTLAERFDADRVAFAGDTLDDVRTAVRAAETDPAREYHGIGVLTGGLRGSEGREKFVAAGADAVVETVNDLPALFGDG
- a CDS encoding DUF7534 family protein; translated protein: MGRFPTYVVTMLALDLLGVSLAAGLLPPDAVTQTYALGLTLVAAPVVAYWLVYREGFERFQLGRLLGRSESEANDGGRTDADEPNRD